Below is a genomic region from Medicago truncatula cultivar Jemalong A17 chromosome 3, MtrunA17r5.0-ANR, whole genome shotgun sequence.
AACGTGTGTATCATAAACTCTTGCTCAATAGTTGAGATATTTTTAGTTATGTGCAAGAGTGAATTTTCTATAACATAGAATATCACatctaaaatctaaaataaacaaaGCACGCAACATCTAAAACATGTGGCAATTCTTGGTTGGAACATAATAATATCCAAATCCTCATATGTCCCTATAGAATCTTAGAATCCCACTAGATGAATCTTAAATTCTGGCATCTTCTTAACAAAAAggcaaattttgattttgagatcTTTGCTCTTGCCAAACAAAGCATAATGATGCATGCataattagaattagaataaaCAAACGAAATGTGGAACATTagacaacaaattttttaattaataataataaataatacttaCCAAAACTAGACATGAAACTACATAACACATTAGATATTAGATATATATTAGATATAGTCCTCTTTAATAATTTCAACACCCCTCCATCACTCTCTAATTTTCATGTACCTATTATATTATATGTCCCCCTATTTTTTGACataatataaaacaacaaaataattaattacaaaATAACTTAGGACAAAAATATCTTCATAGTGTTGGAGAAAGATAATCTTATCTTACTTACTCTAGTGCTCTACACTCTTGGTCACAAGGGTAATTTAGGAATTCCATCAAGTACAAACAGAACACGACAAAAACCTCAATATTAACGACAAAGACCAATATACCCTTAGGGTTTAACTTGGCCATGTCAAGAACTCGTCCAAGTCAAACTCACCAaactcttctttttctttctcgaACGGAACAAAGTTAACATCCGTTAAATTTAACGGCGCGTCAATATCAAAGCCAAACGCATCCACAGCTCCGTAACGTAAACCGTCAAACGGCGTTTCGCCGTCGCAGAAAGGTAGAACGGATGTCGGAGAAGCAAAACCGTCGCCGGAGAAAATCTCAGGCGAACCTTTAACGCTTTTCTTGTCGGAGGCATCGTTTGGAAAGTTGACGGCGGCGACTTTTGGACCATAGATCTTCGCAGCGGCGGCGTCGTAAACAGCGGCGGCTTCCTTCTCTGTGTTGAAAGTTCCGAGCCAGAGACGTTTTCTTTGAAACGGGTCACGGATCTCTGATATCCACCGACCCGAAGGTCTTTTGCGAACACCACGGAATATGCTCCGGCGGTTAGAACCGCCGGAGTTTTTTGTGGGTCGTTTTCTGGGTTTATTTAAATGGGTCGGGTTAATGGagcaagatgaagaagaaggtgaagttgCTTGAGAATCAGTGAGAGAAGGAAATTGCATGGTGATGTTAGTGATTTCCTTCTTCACTCTTCGTGGGGTTTCATCGTCGCCGGAGGATTCTGAATCGGTTGCGTTGTGGTCGGTGAAAATGACCCGGAGAAgctttttgttgttgggttTGGTTTTTGTGGTGGTTTTGCATGATGGGTCGGGTTCAAAATTCGAGCTTGAAGGGTTTTGAAGCTTTAAGGTTGATTGTACGGTCATCGGAGAAAACTAAGAAGAAAAACaacgatgtttttgtttttgtttttggttagtTTAAGGAAAGTGAAGAAAGAGAGTGAGGAAATTAAAAGGGTGGATTAGAGAGAGTGAGAGCGGGAGAGAGAGATTTTGGCGGGAAAATAAGAGAGAGAGGAGGTGAAGATAAGGAGagagtgaagagagagagagagggaaataaaaagaagaaaaaagagataGAATTGAAGGGTATTTAAGAAGTGTCCTAATTGGAGGAAGAAAGAAATATTTATCTCGTGATAGGGTCAGAGTTTTGGTGAAGATATTGAAGGTAGGGTTAAGGAGAGTAGAGAGAAAATGTAgtgtgagtgagtgagtgagtgagtagTGGAACTTGGAAGGGAGGGTCATGACTAATGACTCACCTTATGGATGTGTCATGTGAGTGTGTATGTCATTGTCGGtaagtagaaataaaaaatctagACAGCTTGCACCTACCCCTCATGACACGTTGCTCTTCTAAttcaaaatatttcatttatgtTCTTACAAATTTTGGTGTAAATTAGATGAATGTATTCAAAACTCGAGCTTTTTTATGTCATTGTTAAACTTCCACGTATGATCTTAAATAAATGTGTACCATAGTCCTCAAATCACAGtcatcaaattgaaaattttgatctTAGTTAGGGAGCACAAATTAGAAGGAAGATTAGAACAAACAACAATCGTTGTTCCTATAGACAGAAATTGCGCGATTGAcgtgacttttttttatagtttagtttatttatttggtcgAATTATTATTGTAGTTTCtaacttttttaattagtttttctttgaaagaaaaaagctTTTTATTTAGTCAAAATTTATACTCTAACTAAATCGGTCGAATAAGTAAATGACTCGTGGCCATACCGTTGGGCATGTACTACAATTGTTTTTTAGAGTTTGTCTATTAGGACACAGCTAAATTAATTAGTACCTAAAATTAACTGAATCAAACTCGAAATATCATCATTAATGCAACAAAGGACAGAAGAGGGTGAAGTTTTTAATTTCACTATTTTGTATCAAATTAATAAGGAGTACTATAATGTTCTTTCTGTGTGACACAGAAATTGCAAACATTAATTATAGAGACGAAATTTGAGACTACACGTCACGTGGTTTTTTTAACCTTAATGTGTTTTGGGTACAAAGTACATACGGTAGAAATTTTAGTTGTGATTTTTATTGTACTCAATTTAGGTGTTTGTAATCGAagcaaatatcattttttaatttagttgtGTATCTTATTATTGACCCCGAAATGTCTTCCTATATTAATTCAAACATGTTTGAATCACTACTCACTATAGTGCTCAAATGATATGAGCTTACCAAGGAACTTTACATTTGGGGGTAGggtaatgttaattgttataaaCTTAAAGATGATAATGAACTTGATGAGagttatttatttctttatgaTAATCATATATTAAATGTGGAGAGGATTGACTCAATGGTAAAGTAAGATATGATTTTAGTCTCAAGTTGGTTCGAAAATGCTCAAAATATATATTCCCTATCTGATAAATaagttataaatattttattcatttgatCGAGATGatgatttaatatttatcatgaTCAAGGTTCGAACCTCATTATACTCGATAGAACTTAATATTCTATATgacaaattataaatattttgttcagTTGGTCAAGACAATTATCTCGTATTTGATATGATCAAGTTGAAACCTTTTTGCTCCgtgaacttaatttttttctatagtttttatttttaaagaccTCTAGGCCTTGTATTAGAACGAGGCAAAAAGCAATATGGCTAAGGATGAATTGAACAAAGGAAATTATATGTTAAATAACACCCTCTTGAAGGGGAAATTGCTTAAAAAGTTGTAGTTGGGTTAGGTTATGGCTTGAGAAtgaagcaaaggcaaataaagATGCTGGCAAGTCAAACACGTGTTATGATATAGCTACATTGGGagagaaaagaagttgcaaataataattgttgtaaaaaaacaaacaaaagaatttgaaaatgagtgacTCTCCTTCCTTGCTTGGTAACCAAGGGACACATTTTTGGTAAATTTGTCATAGGGGCTGGTCTATTCTCATGAGGATATTAATTATTGACTTCAATTCTATCTACTACTCCTAGTAGTACTTATTAGTTGTTACGGGACTTAAAtttactttatctttttcttgttCCCTAagattttttcaattaattataGGACTTCAATTAAAATGTACAGCAATTTCTCGTTCGAAATAAAACACTTCATCTGTCTCGTGATAATTATCATGTTTGTTGAGAAATTTTTCAGCAGGGTTATGTTAACTTATGCGTTAAGAAATCTAAAAATAGCAactttgtattaaaaaatataatattttaatggtcaaatgtatctaaaggtcctttaagtttttcatttttctcaaaatagtcctttaagttttaaaagtcTCAAAGTGatccttttaatttttgaatcgtttcagaATCATACTTTCCGTCATTTAAGGAGCAATTTAGAAGGCTTTATAATTATGGTCATGAGTTGGTTAGATCAAATCCTCATAGCAGAGTGCAGATCAAAGTTCAACCATCTGAACAAAGTGAAGAAGGTAATGGAGAAGAGTTCATTCATAGACCATTGTTGCCTAGCTTTCAGAGGGAAGGAATGATtctgaaacgattcaaaaactaaaagaaccactttggcaaaaacaaaaaacttaaagacctttagatgcatttgacctattttaattttgaagaagTTGAATGCACGACTTTTGATACATACATTTCCATAATTAGTTgcttaattttgtcaaaaaaatataattagttGTCTAATGCCCTTGAGAGCATAAGTTAGCATTTGCCAAAAAAACATGTGTGTCAGTTAAAAGTGGTTAGTATAAAAGTTAAAACTTTATCCCcttgagcttaactcagttggtagggatattgcattttatatgcaggggtcggggtacgaaccccggacactccacttgtaacaccccgtttttccaacttaaaaatttcataaatatttatcagagtaaacaacatttaacggaatgctacacttctaaaatataataaatgggataattaactaatcatccttctaaaaatcatcaacataatatttcaaactttgcagcggattaaattcattaacatagataagtatttggcacgaaggcctcttcataaatgtctcataaaaatccattctaaaacatagtcataaatcttcaaaaacaatacgtaaggaatagaaaagcaataacaaagtttccatcccgttacgtatcagagcacctaagacacacgagccaccactcctactaatctttaatacctgcaagttactcatacgaagagcaacattttcaagcagaaggggtgagatttcacaaaacaataatattaaacatataattcaacaattatatttaatcaacataaaatcatcttaacattcattatagataataatatatcatttaacacttcaatcatggtttgtataaacaattacaacttcacaaattatcaacataaacgtccttgactcgacaaatgcgactctaactcaactatg
It encodes:
- the LOC11438062 gene encoding pathogenesis-related genes transcriptional activator PTI6, with product MTVQSTLKLQNPSSSNFEPDPSCKTTTKTKPNNKKLLRVIFTDHNATDSESSGDDETPRRVKKEITNITMQFPSLTDSQATSPSSSSCSINPTHLNKPRKRPTKNSGGSNRRSIFRGVRKRPSGRWISEIRDPFQRKRLWLGTFNTEKEAAAVYDAAAAKIYGPKVAAVNFPNDASDKKSVKGSPEIFSGDGFASPTSVLPFCDGETPFDGLRYGAVDAFGFDIDAPLNLTDVNFVPFEKEKEEFGEFDLDEFLTWPS